GCAACTTCGCTGCAGGATCTGGTGTACATGAGTGGACAGGCGGGTGTTACCAAGGCCACGGTTACGCTCGTCTTCGACAATTCCAACCCTAACCAGTGCCCGATCGGGTACGAGAACTGCAATGAAATCTCGATCACGCGCCAGATCGTGGTCAATGGAAAAAACAAGTACATGATCAACGGAAGGTCCGTGCAGAACAAGCGCGTCCAGGatctgttctgttcggtgCAGCTGAACGTGAACAATCCCAACTTCCTGATCATGCAGGGCCGCATCACGAAGGTGCTGAACATGAAACCGCCCGAGATACTGTCCATGATCGAGGAAGCGGCCGGGACGAGCATGTACGAGGCAAAGCGGGACTCGGCCCTGAAGCTgatcgagaagaaggatgCCAAGCTGAACGAACTGTACGCCGTGATGAACGAGGAGATTGAGCCGAAGCTGGAGAAGCTGCGACGCGAGCGTGAGCACTACATCGAGTTCCAGAAGGTGTGCCGTGACATCGAGTATCTGACGCGGTTGTACGTGTCCTACCGTTACCTGCAGCTGTGCAAGGGTGTCGAGGAATCGGAGAAATCCATCGCCTCGCTGCAATCGGTCATCGGCGAGAGTGAGCAGAAGATTGAAAGCAATAGCCGCACGGCGGAACAGCTCGAGCAGGATGCGAAAGAGCTCCAAGAGCGGATCGATTCGGAAGGTGGCGGTGTACTGAACGAGCTCGAGCAACAGCTCGCAACCGAGAGCAAACGGGAAGCGACCGTTTCCGCCGAACGGAACACCACAAAGGACACGATCGGAGTGGAGCAGCGAAAGCTGAAGAATCTCATGAAAAGCATCACCGATGACGAGCAGGCACTGAAGGCGAAGGAAGCGGAAATGGAACAGCGAGGAGCCACCTTCCAGACGCTGAAGGATGCGTGCGAAGCGGACGCGAACGCGTTCACCGCAGCCCAGAAGCGCTTCGAGGCGGTTACGGCCGGTCTATCGACAAATGAGGACGGTGAAGCGGCCACCTTGCAGGATCAGCTTATGGCGGCTAAGCAGAAGGCAGCCGAAGCGGCCACTACCATTAAGCAATCGGAGATGGAACTGAAACACTCGCAGCAAGTGTTGCGAGAGAAGCAAGGAAACATGAACAACAGCGACGCGGCCTATCTCGAGGACAAACGGAAGCTGGCGAAGGTTGAATCACAGATCGGTACGATGGAGCGGGAGCTAGCGGCCACCGGTTACGAGGAAGGTTCGATGGAGGGCCTGACCTCACGCCGACAAACACTGCAGACGGAAATTCGTGGCTTGCGCTCGGAGCTTGATCGTCGCAATGCACATCGATGGGAGCTGCAGTATCGCGATCCGGAACCGGGCTTCGATCGTCGGTCCGTCAAAGGGATGGTAGCGAAGTTGCTGAAGGTAAAGGATCCCAAGTATGCGCAAGCGTTGGGTACCGTGGCCGGTGGTAATCTGTACTCAGTCATCACCGATACGGACATGACGAGCAAGAAGCTACTGCAGAAGGGACAGCTGCAATCGCGTACCACAATGATCCCGTTGAACAAGATCAGTGGGCGCGAAATTGATCCATCGGTGGCACGCTTCGCGGAGGAACTCGTCGGTAGGGAGAATGTGGCCACGGCACTGTCCTGCATTAGCTACGATCCCGAGGTCGATAAAGCGATGCGTTTCGCGTTTGGACATTCGTTCATCGTGAAGGATCTGAATATTGCGAAGCAGATTACGTACCATCCGCGCATCATGACCCGCTCGGTGACACTCGATGGTGATGTGGTCGATCCGGGCGGTACTCTTTCGGGTGGTGCACGAGCGAAGGGGAATGCGGTGTTGCTGGAGGTCGAGGAGATTAACAAACTGCAGgcgttgctgcagcagaaggaggagcaatTGCGTGACATTACCGGCGAGATCAGGTAAAGATGACGTTCATCGCTTCGTTGTGGCCGTTGGGGGTATTGTTGTGCTAACCGGAGCTTTCGTTTTTACAGCAAAATCGAACGTACGGCGAATCGGTTCACGCAGCTTAAGGAGCAGCACGATATGCTCAACTATGAGCTAAACAACCTGAAGCAACGGTTGGCTCAAACGTCCTTCCAGCAAACGCAGGAAGAGATAGAGGAGTTGAAGCAGAAAATTGGTATGCTGGCAATACAGACCCAATATAGGGCGCGCAACTAATTGatcctcttctcttccctccGTTAGAAACCCTGAAACAATCGATGGTGGATGCCCGACAAACGCAAACCCAGTGCAATGCGAAGGTGAAGGATCTGCAGTCGAAGATCGCCGACGGGAAGGGCCACCGGGAGCGTGAGCTGAAGACGGCCGAGGAGGACATGAAGCGGTCGAAAAAGAAGAGCGAAGATAGCcggaaaaactggaaaaagCACGAGCAGGACTTTGAGACGTTGCGGCTCGAGATCGAGGAATTGCAGAAGGGCATCGTGGCGGCCAAGGAGCAGGTCCAGAATCTCGAGCAGCAGATCgcggagctgcagcagcggctacAGGAAGTGAGCGGTACGAGTGATCAGATGACGGCCGCCGTAACCGCACTCAAACAGCAGATTAAGCAGCACAAAGAGAAGATGAACTCGCAGAGCAAAGAGTTGAAGGGCAAGTACCACCAGCGCGATAAGCTGCTGAAGCAAAATGACGAGCTGCGGCTTGAGAttaagaagaaggagaacgagaTCACAAAAGTTCGGAGCGACAATAAAGACGGGTACGATCGGATACGCGGGATGGAGGAGAAGTACACCTGGATACCGGAGGATAAGGAGTTCTTCGGCGTGAAGAACACGCGGTACGATTACAACAAGGAGGATCCGCAGGAGGCGGGCCggaagctgaagaagctgcAGGAGTCGAAGGACAAGATGAGCCGTAACGTCAATCAGAAGGCGATGGTGTTGCTCGAGCGCGAAGAGGAACAGTACAAAGAGGTGATCCGGCGGAAAAAGGTGGTCGAAGATGACAAAAAGAAGATTCAGGCCATCATTACCGATCTggacgaagagaagaaaaacaagctCAAGGTGGCCTGGAGCGAGGTGGACGAAAATTTTGGCAGTATCTTCAGCACGCTGCTTCCGGGTTCGCAGGCGAAACTGGTACCACCGGATGGGGTCAATTTTATGAAGGGACTCGAGGTCAAGGTCGGCTTCAATGGTATGTGGAAGGAGGCACTAGCGGAGCTGAGCGGTGGCCAACGATCACTGGTGGCGCTATCGCTAATTTTGGCCATGCTCAAGTACAAACCGGCACCACTCTACATCCTCGATGAGGTCGATGCGGCGCTCGATCTGTCCCACACGCAAAACATTGGCAATATGTTGAAGGCACATTTTACGAACTCGCAGTTCATCATCGTCTCGCTGAAGGACGGTATGTTCAACAACGCGAACGTCCTGTTCCGGACGAAGTTCACCGATGGTATGTCCGGTGTGACGCGCACCGTAAATATGGCCAACCTGAAGCGtgcggcggctgcagctgctgccgcaggACGGGTTTAGTTTCGTAGCCTCCTTATCGAATCTAACATTTGTAAACACGTTGCTAGCATTTagtgttcaattttttttaaatcgcgTGTACACACTGTTTCTGTAAAATATACGACTTTTGGATAAACTTTAAACGTTTTCTTGATCGAGTTCGAGCAGTAATTGAACGCAAGATGCGGAAATCTCATCGGGACGagggcgacgacggcgatggtatCGATGAGAAGCGTAAACGACGAATTGCACGAACGGGTGCCCCTTTTACTCTGTAAATCAAAGAAAAAGATCCAGCATGGCGCCAAGATGCTCCTAGCATCTTGTCCTGGACTACCTAGAATATTAAGTTATCTATTCTAGTTATCATCTCTACGGCTCCAGCTAAATCATAATCCTAACGAAGAAACGATGTACTTATGGAAATAAGTAAACACAAACGGAGGTAAACGGTATCCACCGAATGTGAATGTGTAGTTCGGGTTCTTTTATCGCTCTTCTTCCTGTTATCAAACAGAGATCGTGCAATTAGTGTTATCttgttggttgcttttttGGAATGTTGATCGTATGAAAgatcaaacaaacgaaatattTGCTCGCCATATCCATACCGAAGACTTTCGTCTATTCGTCTATTTCGTCCCTTTTCTTGTCCCTTACCCACATTTTAAAACACATAAAGAGTTTGAAATTGTGTAATTATTTGAACCAAATTGAAGGTATTCTGGCTATACAACTGAAAAAAGCGACTGGCAACATGATGGTGTGTTCTGTCCCCCCTAGGTACATGCCCCACATGCGTGGTCTCTACCAGAACGAACGCTTATCTTGACACCATGTTgagtttgttttcttcctgaAATATTCATCACTTCGAGTTATCTCGGTACCACTCTCGGGTGGGACACGCTACAACACAGCAGCATGTTGTTTTCGAAAAACAGTCCAACCAAACCGAAGAACCAAAAAGCTCGCCCAGCGTCCGTCAACGAATTTTTTTGCGCCGAGACCGTACACGGAACGGGGGTTCTCTTAAATTATCGACAAGATGTGACAATCCGGCTGTCCCTTAAAAATGACCCcgcattttggtttttttttctctcgttggAACGTTGAAGGAACGATGAACGCTACCTTAACCCATTTCGGCATCAAGCCACAACCGCTGTCACGTAAGGGTTAGATCACGAAGCTGGGGAGGGTGTTTTCCCGGTGAAATAGGTTTGTTTGTGCGGTAAAGGTCCAATCCTTTAGCCTTCCACTCTCTTCCAACCAGCCCCCCCGAAAATGGGTAAACAACGCATCCTTCAGCACCAACTTTTTGCTCACTTTTGGGCAGCAACGAGCTGGGGCGAAGCATCCGTATACGGTCACCACGTGTTTGTTTGGCTTCCCATTTTAAAGATCCCGCTATCTATCGTGTGTCGGAGTACACCGTGGGAAGCCGCCAGAGGCAGTGTGTGACCCTCCCCCCACAGACACTCTCCGTGCATCGGTCCGCTGGTCCGGTTTATCCCGGAGTGGCACAGAGCATCCAGTgatccagaaaaaaaaacatttacttACATTATAAGCAAATAAATGTCTCTCACGggagttttgaaaaatgtcctTTTTAACATATTACATTTAAAATAAAAGTTTGTCCATCTTTTGCATAGGACGAGGGATCGTATCCCGTGTCCTGTGCCAGAGTAAAAAGGGGAGATATCCTTGCCGTGTgtttgccagccagctaaccCGGGGTCTgacgtgctggtggtggtggtgcgttagAAAGTTTTGCACTTACTcacctttctgctgctgtgcaccTTTCATCCTTTCCACGTgcccggagggggtggtggttttagTGGACAGGATTTATATGAGAAAACCCTTTTATGGCGCAGTCTTGTAGATACGACGGCGGGTATTCCACCTGCCCGAGGAGTGTTTAGGTGCTTTAAGTGCTGGCAGGATGGTCGTTTTTGGGCCAAAAAGGGATACCGAACGCTGCTCTGCCAACAGGTTGCTTTTTTTggtcacacacaaacacaaacattccaGCATATGCTACCGAACACGGGAGTGGAGACTAGCATCTGCACTGTACTGTGTGCTTTTATCGTAAAATATGACTAAATACCTTTTCGACAATGTCTTTTGTCACCGACGGTGATACCAGCGGGACCATCGAAGAAGGAGGCGCCCAAAATCCGGTCCCATATCTCATCCAATCACTCTAACTTCCAATCAAACATCCATAATCATAAACACAAACCGACTGGCGTGCAAACAATAAATACAAACATAAAGCCGcgagcacacgcacgcatcttTATCCCGCCATCGCTCTCGGCGCGTACGAGGCGCGAGGATTTGCGCCAACAGCGCCGAAGTGGGAAATCAATTTGCACTTGCCAGCGTCCCATGCATTCCCGGTCCACGCGTTGTGTAACctgcggcggcggtgacggtggcagcaATTTCGCACCCACAAGGCGTTGCACCCGCGCTGCACGCCCTTCGCTGGGGACAACAGGacgcaaaagaagcaaaaaaacggaaggaaggatttcaatttttcattccacgagtactaccaccaccatcgccaccggatcggttccgttcgttaggttgtttcgttgttgttgccgctggcGAGTATGCCAGGGCTGGAATAGAGAAGGAGTTGATTCCGATTCCACCGGTgccgcacagagagagagagagcataagcGGAGTGGAACGCAACTCGCGAGGGATTTCACTTTTTTATGATATTGGCTTGTCGCTTGCGATGCTGTCGCAACGTTAAGGACGAGGACAATTCTAGGCTGACTTTGCGGGAGCACGAGTTCCGTTCCGGAATCTATTTGCTAGCGGTTTTTGGAAGGGGTGGCGTGATGTACTCGGAAGGAAGGAGTGTTTATTGAAAAATGGTGCACCACCCGAAAAGGTGATAAATTGGAGAGAATTGGAGAAAGTATGCAAAACATATAAACTGCGGACGATGAACTGGCAGGATGAAGGATACAAATGAATGCCGCCCGAAAACCGTCGCATCGGTTTAGTATCCGTTAAAAAACGGTGGCACAGCTCCCTCACGTGGCTCACGTGGAGACTTCATCTCTACATGCCGCAAGATTTATGGTGGGGACCGCTCCGTACTATCGTTACACCCGGGCAAAACCCTTTCCCAGGCACGCAAAGCAATGGTTTCCTGGAATACTCGAGGTGACTATATTTGCTTCCGTTACGCAGAGATGTTGAGGCAGTAAAAGTGATCATTTTCAGTGCCGTAAAAATTGGCTCACTGGCCGGAACAAGCCGGCAGTAATGGAGTGCGGAGTACTCACTTGTGCATCGTTTTGCCTTAATGCTCACTTGACAGCCAATCAAATTACCATTCGCATGCGATTTGATTCCTGCACCGAAACAGAACCGAAACGTGATAATGGGTAATGTGTACCAGAAGGTTATGTTTcctttggctggagaaaatgGATTACGATCCATAAAACATCtttgtggttggtttgatgtgtgataagagagagagagagagagagagagagagagagagagagaaagagagaacagcgAGAAAGTTGAggtgtgatgatgaaatgtaaaatttGTCACAACCATTCACGCGATCCGCGCGTTGATCCTGCCCTTTAGTGTCCTTACCATTCTGTTTTGCAATGAAAAGCGTCATAAAAACCATTTgatatttaattcaattttacaATAGCTACCTTTAGGccggagagaaaagaaaacgagacCAATGAAGTGGtggaattcaattgaaaatcgATAGAATACACCTCTTCTTATCCGATGACATCGGCTTATCAATATCCATTATCAACGCCCGGCAACCATTACCAATCTATCGCTTTGCAATGGGAATGTTACGCTAGCTTCAAAAGCAACCTCCTAAGAGGCGGTTGGCATTCCTGCAGACAGCCATAACTCAACGCGATGTCTCACTGCTTTCCCGTTGCCTGAAGATGGGGCCCGAAAAGTTGTTTCCTTTGGCCCAAGATACCGGCGGCGTCGTCCTTTTGAAAACAACTTTTCCTACTCCTTCTTTAACCCCACCACAAAGCCAGTGGAAGGAAATCGATGCTCACGCCCTCCGCGCCTGGCAGTGGTAGTACCACATTTCCGTAAGCATAATGCCACAAGATGCCAGTGAGGGGAGTGAAGCGTTGAGGAGCGCGTTCGGCCCCGTACTTGGCCGGAAGCGATAAACGAGTGATGGTGATCGCAAGACCGTGTAtcgaaatcaaataaacataaatttccgCAATGTATGATGGGCATAAAAGTGTCTTTTACtgcatttgaatattttatcaagcctcacccaaaaacccgaacGCGACAAATTCGCAGTGGCCGCGAGGCGCGCCGCACGTTTGAGGTGCGTTTGACTACGGCTTAACCCGGCCACCggcccggcagcagcagcttgtgcCCCGTTGGGAGCAGAACACGCAGAAGATCTTCGTGGGAAGAGCTGTGaggaagctgtgtgtgtgtgtgtgtgtgtggaggttACAGTGGAGGTAGTAGTTTATGGTTTTGCATTATAGATATGCCCGTTACACATTGGATGGTGTCACTTGCATATGCATGAGTAGTACACGGGAGTAGTACTCCCGATACACCGACGataccgatggatggatgggtgcgCGTAAGTGGTGAATGTGATGATTTGTCTTCGTGTTCAAGTAAATCCGAATTTGCGCAAATCCGGCTTTACATTTGTCGCACTGGTATAATACGACACACGGTATGTGGTGAGCAGTTTGCAACGCAAAGAAGTGGCTACAGGAGGAAGTCAATGTAAGTGGCTAGTCCTGGGGCTTTGGTTTATTCATATTCACGgttgaggagaaggaggaagagggggaaggaaaaggagtcTGGAGGAGGACCAATCTAATACTGTCGTCAAACCGAACTTAATCTAATCATTTCGTCCGTCTTGGGCTCTTTGGTGGAATCTAGCTCCAGTACGATGTTTCTGCTACTTGGATCGTTGTTCAACGCTTGCAGACCTTCCAGTTCCTCCGCCTTACCATCGTCGATGACTGGTACATCGGCCGAATTCCAGGCTTGCTGAGATGAATCGGCAAACGCCATATATAGTAAACCGCAGACGATGAGTGTGGCGGATGTGATGAGGAAAATGATGCGCCACTGTTCCACAGTGTGCTGCAGTAGAAGAGAAGAAATCGCATAAGTCCCGACATCATAATCCCCGCAATACCTCCCTGTTACCAGCTACTTACATTACCCACCATACCGACAATGATCGGGGATACGAATCCCGGTATCACCGTGATCATACCACTAAACCCAAGCAATATACCGGCATACCGGGGACTCATATCGACCAGATTGGCCAGTGGACCGGTCGAGACGGCACCATGCACCGTCGTGGCCAGCGTCAGAAAGATGGTCGCCATCAACGAATTACATCCACTGTTGgccaacgcaaacacaaagaTCCCATTCACgacgcaacacatcgtgccgcCCATCTTGCGCACACCGGTCCGGGACATCAGCTCGTGCTTCAGCAGATGATCCCCGATGATGGAGAACACGTACGCGAACAGCATCCGGCAGAGATGCGGAATACCGGACAGTAAACCCGTCATCTCGATGTTCCAACCGTGCACATTGTTGAAGTAGGTCGGCGCTTGGGTCATGAGCGTAAACAGACCCCAGATACCGCCCCACTGAGCGATGACCGTCATCCACATGGGCTTCGAAAGGATGATCTGCTTCCACGGTGTCGGCGCCATGTCCTGCTCCCGTTTTCCCTGCGTCCCATGGTCACTGATACCGAGCGAGCTTTCGATGAACTTACGCTCGGCCGGATGGATCCGCGGATGCTCCGACGGGGAATCGTACACGAGATAAAGCCACGCCACGTACCAAACCGTACCGAAGATGCCACAGAAGTGGTACACATACTCCCAGGAAGTGTGCGCAATGATGAAGCCAAAGAGTGGGAAGTTAAGCGCTACACCGATCGAGGAACCGAGATAGGCGGTCACGAACTTGCTGCGCTCGTTCGGTGGGATCCACTGGCCGGCCATATGGTGCATCGCAGGCCATGCCAGTCCCTAAACGACAGATGAGAACTGTGATGAGCCATTACCACGTACAACGTTTCGATTCCAGGATCAAGAGTTCGAACACTTACACATATCAGTCCTTGTACAACACGCAGAAACACCAGAATGCGGTAGTCCCAGTAGGAAGCGATCGGCATCAGGAAGCACAACCAGCAACCGATCACATTGCTCGCCCCGAACACTAGCTTCGTTCCGTACCGTCGAGCCAGTATGCCGCCCGGGATTTGCGTAATCCAGTGCAGCCAGTAAAATGCACCGAGTATTATGCCCTGCTGGTAGTCGTTCCAATCGAAGCCATCCTCCTGAAGATCGAGCTGTACAGTAgtgagaaagcaaaaaaaaaaaacaacgcagaTTAAACCATTGCAGCTCTGCAAATCTAAAGAAAATGGTCAAAGGCCCTTTCATGCTGCATTCGTCCGGCCGCTAAAAATGGACTAAAATACCCCTggcaacccacacacacacgcgcgcgcgtacagaTAACCTGGTTGACAGAACGCAGATCACGACCTCCTGTGCGATGCTCCAATGGAACCGGCTCTACCGACCGTGCGGCTATTAGAGTAATTTTTGATTAGCGCGTTCCCATTATCACATTTTGCGTGGAGCGTGGAGCTTAATGGTGACATTAATTAATTGGCATAACCAATTGGCGCGAAATGTGTCTGATTGGCGCATGGGGCCAGAGAGGTCAACAGTTCATGTGCGCGTGCCACCGTATGGTCCGTGCATTTGGATAGGGTTGAGGAAGGTCAAGTTCAGGTGATGCGGCAGTGGTGCAGAGGAGCATTACACAATATTTGCCATCTTAGTTTTATTGTGAGGGCGCCGGGGTGCCCGGGAAAAGTCCTATATCACTCGATTGTTGTCAGCCGGTGCTGTGAAATGTATGTATCACAACAATGAACTTGCTATTTCTCGCTGTCGTGTGCCCCCACCACGTGTTGTGTTGTACCGCGGATTAGCTTTGCTGACAAGAAGAGGCAATTTATCACTGgttccgtggtccgtgggGAGAAGATAGCATTCCGCAGCGTTCTGAACTATTTACCTTTAGCAGCCGCAATAGAAGTTGCTCCGGAGAAATGATTTTGCCTTCGCGCGATCGCAGTAAGCTGTGTTCCAGTGATGGCGGTGACTGGTCTGGTTCTGAAGTGATCGAATCATTCGCCACGTAGCAGGCGTAGTCTACTTTCGTTTGTCCGACAAACTCCGTCTCGGATTGTTTGATCATTGCCACGATCGTGATGTTCGTGTTGATGCGAATCATGTAGTTCACCGCAAAGCCCACAAACACCAGGTACCAAAGCGTGGTCCTCGCACTCATTGGTTCGTCTTTGGCCATCGCGGATGAGGATTTAATAATAAACTATGTGATAACTGAACCAAAGCTCGTCCACTCGACTGATCACACTGAATTTCGGCCGTGTAGCTTTCACTTCACACAATTATTCGCAGGGCACATGGTGCTAAAGCTAAAACCGATGGATCCGTCCAAGAACGTCTACTGGAATACTGCCGGTCAACTAAGACTTGCCACCGTGAACGCGACTGGCCGCTAGAGAGCGATCAGTCCAACTGTCTTGAGGCTGTTGATTTTGCCGTAATTTGTTCTGGCCGCCGTATCCCACTCTGACATGCAGCCGGCCGTCCCACGAAGATAAGCGGGCATGATCTCGCGGGTACACAACACCGCCTGACGAGATGCGCGCATCTGCCACTAATCTTCGTctttgccggtgccggtagccTGACAGCCGACGGCGTGAGTACAGCTTCCTGGTGTctatggatttttttttgcaccggCCAAAGGGAAGCGTATCGCCTTTGAAGCTGATAACGGGGAGCGATTGGGAAGCGTTTAAGAAAGGTTTTGAGCAACGACTGAAGATGCTAacgatttttaaaaaaaaccgtctAACGGTCGATCCGAACAAAGATGCATCGAGAGCCGGCAATCAACTTGCATCGATGACGAAACGGAAAGCACATCCTAGAGATGATAATACGCGCAGTTATTATGTCACGAGCTGCATTGAGACCGGCAGAAGTCGATGCGGCAGAATGTTAAACATTCAAGTCCAGTCTAGACTTCCCCGTCCAGCTGTtgtttataaacaaaaaaatcatcacGTCCATAGGGGAAGTTGAAATTCAGGTTTAAATCAGTTGGTTCAAGGTTGAGGCATCGTTGGTTTCGCGAGCTGAAAACATGTGATTCAGTTTTCGCCAATCGTTCGTGATGAGTGGAAGTGTAAACGTTTAATCCCTGTTGTGACCATCAAATCGGGGGCTTTTTTAAAGCAGAGACGCTTGCCTAGGAGTGTCACAGTTGTACGCAAAAGCGAGGATCTCGAAGTGCCATGTGATGTCGTTGTTGACTCCGGTGTCGTAGGTCAGGAGCACGTTCAAGGTCATCATCTGTTTTCTCGATTATCGGCCAAGATCGGCCGTCCATCGTGATTCCGTGTCGGTTAAACAGGTTCGCACGAAGTGAATCTAAAACAAAACTCGTTTTTGGAGATTGAAAGGCTTAACGAGACACAACAGTCGCCGGTACGATCAGTTTGCTGTACAGTTTCTGTGTATTCTGACGTGAAAAGCCGCAACATGTGCTATCGTGCGGTATTATTAGTGATATCTGCGGTAGTTCTGTTAGATTCTCTGGTTTTCGGCGAGGATCCTTGGTTCTCGGACGAACCACCGAGTGATTttatggaaagaaaaaacctgAGAGGTAAAAACCAGTCAGTGAGTTGAGTATCAACATTCTAACATTCGATCAAACATATCAGATTGTCCAAATAGGTTCTAT
This sequence is a window from Anopheles darlingi chromosome 3, idAnoDarlMG_H_01, whole genome shotgun sequence. Protein-coding genes within it:
- the LOC125957122 gene encoding structural maintenance of chromosomes protein 2, which codes for MYIKSIIIDGFKSYRYRTEVVGFDPEFNAITGLNGTGKSNILDSICFVLGISNLVHVRATSLQDLVYMSGQAGVTKATVTLVFDNSNPNQCPIGYENCNEISITRQIVVNGKNKYMINGRSVQNKRVQDLFCSVQLNVNNPNFLIMQGRITKVLNMKPPEILSMIEEAAGTSMYEAKRDSALKLIEKKDAKLNELYAVMNEEIEPKLEKLRREREHYIEFQKVCRDIEYLTRLYVSYRYLQLCKGVEESEKSIASLQSVIGESEQKIESNSRTAEQLEQDAKELQERIDSEGGGVLNELEQQLATESKREATVSAERNTTKDTIGVEQRKLKNLMKSITDDEQALKAKEAEMEQRGATFQTLKDACEADANAFTAAQKRFEAVTAGLSTNEDGEAATLQDQLMAAKQKAAEAATTIKQSEMELKHSQQVLREKQGNMNNSDAAYLEDKRKLAKVESQIGTMERELAATGYEEGSMEGLTSRRQTLQTEIRGLRSELDRRNAHRWELQYRDPEPGFDRRSVKGMVAKLLKVKDPKYAQALGTVAGGNLYSVITDTDMTSKKLLQKGQLQSRTTMIPLNKISGREIDPSVARFAEELVGRENVATALSCISYDPEVDKAMRFAFGHSFIVKDLNIAKQITYHPRIMTRSVTLDGDVVDPGGTLSGGARAKGNAVLLEVEEINKLQALLQQKEEQLRDITGEISKIERTANRFTQLKEQHDMLNYELNNLKQRLAQTSFQQTQEEIEELKQKIETLKQSMVDARQTQTQCNAKVKDLQSKIADGKGHRERELKTAEEDMKRSKKKSEDSRKNWKKHEQDFETLRLEIEELQKGIVAAKEQVQNLEQQIAELQQRLQEVSGTSDQMTAAVTALKQQIKQHKEKMNSQSKELKGKYHQRDKLLKQNDELRLEIKKKENEITKVRSDNKDGYDRIRGMEEKYTWIPEDKEFFGVKNTRYDYNKEDPQEAGRKLKKLQESKDKMSRNVNQKAMVLLEREEEQYKEVIRRKKVVEDDKKKIQAIITDLDEEKKNKLKVAWSEVDENFGSIFSTLLPGSQAKLVPPDGVNFMKGLEVKVGFNGMWKEALAELSGGQRSLVALSLILAMLKYKPAPLYILDEVDAALDLSHTQNIGNMLKAHFTNSQFIIVSLKDGMFNNANVLFRTKFTDGMSGVTRTVNMANLKRAAAAAAAAGRV
- the LOC125957136 gene encoding sialin: MAKDEPMSARTTLWYLVFVGFAVNYMIRINTNITIVAMIKQSETEFVGQTKVDYACYVANDSITSEPDQSPPSLEHSLLRSREGKIISPEQLLLRLLKLDLQEDGFDWNDYQQGIILGAFYWLHWITQIPGGILARRYGTKLVFGASNVIGCWLCFLMPIASYWDYRILVFLRVVQGLICGLAWPAMHHMAGQWIPPNERSKFVTAYLGSSIGVALNFPLFGFIIAHTSWEYVYHFCGIFGTVWYVAWLYLVYDSPSEHPRIHPAERKFIESSLGISDHGTQGKREQDMAPTPWKQIILSKPMWMTVIAQWGGIWGLFTLMTQAPTYFNNVHGWNIEMTGLLSGIPHLCRMLFAYVFSIIGDHLLKHELMSRTGVRKMGGTMCCVVNGIFVFALANSGCNSLMATIFLTLATTVHGAVSTGPLANLVDMSPRYAGILLGFSGMITVIPGFVSPIIVGMVGNHTVEQWRIIFLITSATLIVCGLLYMAFADSSQQAWNSADVPVIDDGKAEELEGLQALNNDPSSRNIVLELDSTKEPKTDEMIRLSSV